The Pristis pectinata isolate sPriPec2 chromosome 10, sPriPec2.1.pri, whole genome shotgun sequence sequence AGAATTCAGAAAGAACACGTGAGCGATgtgagattgttaattttacatgATGATTTAAAGTAATACTCAGAATCTATTGTTGCTAATCACTGCAACAAAAAGTAAATTGTGGTTTTGTGCTTTGATTCCAGGTCAGAGTAATAGTAACTTTGACACATGCAATGAATTCCGAGTGAAGTATTTGGGTGCTATTGAAAACTTAAAAGCCAGTTTAGTGGAATGTCTCCAAGGACCACAAGATTTGATTAATTATATTGATTTGGCACAGGTATAGTAATGGAATTTTAAAGAATGGCTGTTAACTTGTCCACCACAAATACTTTTTTTACTTTTGCATAAATAATTGTtaactgtggagagaaagagtaaacatttTAATTCAATAACCTTTCTTCTGAACTGGAAGattaaagatcattgacctgagacattaactctgtttgtttctctgctgatgttgcctgacctgctgagtatttccagcgattCCCATTATTTTGAATTTCTAGCTTTTGCAGCTTTTTGCCTTTGTAATTTCATTACTGGCTGGATTTTGCAGTAGACACTAACTAATATAAGGGCAGAGGGGCTGTACTGCGGGAGATGCTCCAAGTGAACCAGAATGTGACGAGTGGAAGGAGAAAGGACAAATAGGGAGGCAGACAAGGCCTGAAAACTCGTGAGGTAGCAAGAGGTGGAGATATCTATGTGGGGGAAGAAAACTCTAAGTGAAAGCAAAATAGGATAGAAGAATATGGAACAAACAAAACTCAGTAAagatacaaaaaaaagcaaagaataaaGTTTTAGAGAGACATGTAATCTGTACAATAATATATTGACAGGAACCCTAGCAACCATGAGGAAAGATGTTTCCTGCTGATTACCATTTACTGCTTTTCCTCAGCTGAAGAGGGGATaggaggaggaagggaaactCTCCACTAAGGGGATCCTACCTGCCACAGAGAACAATTGCAGTTGAGGAAGGCCTAGTCAGGAGTCCCGTTGTGGAGTTCTGAAACCAAAAcattctgttacttcatcaaatgaCCTATCCTTCATCCTAAGACTAGAAATACTATATATTTCATGACCATTGAATGGTGGTCAGATGCTTTTGTAGCTCTTCAGATAATAGAAAAGTCCTCATCCATATACAACTAAGCCTAGACAATATTCAAGGTTGGGTTGAtatgtgacaagtaacattcatgtcacacaAATGTCAGAGAAGGTTCGTTTCCTACAAGTCAGCCTGCCCTTGACTTTGAAGGGTATTCAGAGGGATCAGTGCCGGGACTGCTGCTATTCACAATTTAGAGAGTTTGATTTTGAAATCAAAAATGTTCTAAATTCACAGATAACAACAAATGTTGCAAGGTTTGTAGAAGTAGGTGGGGTGTTGGATATAGTCAATAAAGGAGGTCTGCAATAAGTTAATTAAATCCATTAATAACTTGGAGAAAGAGTATTTAATTGACATTAATTTCCATATTTGTTTAGAAAAATACACTTTTTTATTGATCCATGAGTACAAGTACAAAAATTACTTAAGAAGTGATGGAAATAAGGCCACAAGAAATGTGAACAAAGCACAGGGGTTTATTTCCAGAGGAATAGGATTGAAAAGTAGAGGTTACGCTAAGCTTGTGCTGACTTATTATTTGGCCACAATTTAATATTGTGTATAGAGTTGCTTGCGATGATATAGCGGCATTGGAGAGAGTTCCATGGAGATATGCAAGAAGATAGCAGAAATACAAGGCTGTACCAATCAGGATCTGATGAATAGGCTGGGTGTCTTTTCTCTTGAAAAATGAGAGCTGCTGGATGATCTAATACATAATGAGAGGTTTTGATTCAGCAGTAAGTGAGCATTTCCACATGTGGGCAAGACCTAAGCTAATGAACAATAGTTTGTCAGTTATCAGAGCTATAAAAAGGGatattcagtttaaaaaaagtttacccagtgattgaaaaaaaaatgtagactTTACTACTAAAATGAATAGTTGAGGCAAATAGAAAAGATTCTTTTAGGTTCATCTACTCTGTTCAAATAGCTTTAAGCTTGAGGGAGACAAGTAACTGATGAACCATATCAGGTTGGTCTGAATGGCATGGTTTTGTACTATGTAATTCTGGATAAAGTCAGATGCAGCTCAAAGGTTTTGGAATTTTTTATAGATTGCACAAGCTTCTTGTGTATATAGTAAGCCTATTGTCCACAACTGTTTCCATGTTTTTATGCCAGAAGAACTGGTTCATAAAACTTGCAGTATTTTAGAACATTGACATGGATCCCAAGTTTGTCTTCAATAAGGAGAAACTAATGTAGTGATCGTCCACTGTTACTGTTTCTTCCAAACTTGAGGTTGAAGCATTGTCCACTGTTATTGAGGAAAAATCACATTTGAAATCAACAAACTCAGACCTCTTTATTGCATAAAGTTGTGTGATACAGTTTGAGGTTTTATTCAGTAAAAGTAATATTATTTATAGTAAATCCATCTATGAGTTGTCATATTGCTTTCAATTGCTTGCTCATTTTATTACAGCAATATGGAAAGCTACCATTTACACCATCAGAAGAGGAGAGTATTTTGTGTGTTTCCAAATATGGTATCAAAGTTGCATCCTCTGATCAGTTTGTAAGTATTAATGTTTCTGCAAATTTTGTTATAATGATGATGAATTGTATGAGCAGGAGAGAAAGAGATGTTTGTTTTAAACAGTACTCAGTTTGTGCCAGAGCAGGTAATTTGTTATTTCCTCTGACAGATGATGCGTGACTTGTCAATTACACCAGTTTGTTTTCACCAACTCAAATTTTGCTTTGAAAGTTTGAGCAAAGTGGCAGTTTGAGAGAGCGAGCAAATTACTATTTCTTCAACTCTTGGACATGATCATTATGATGAACCAATAGCTGACACATACCCAAAGACTAATTAACATCAAATACCCATCAAAAAGAGACTAGTGTGTGCTAACatcaaaggttaaaaaaaaactggaacacCTCTTACCAAGTAACAATATACACTTATCAATTGTTATACCATTTCTAGGTAAAGGCAAATAGAGATCTGGTTAAGTCTTCTGTTTATATATCATAAGTAAAATACACCCTTTCCAGTTAAAGAGCAGGGGATTTTTCATAGATGGAGGTTTGCTAATATTATTTTCGTTCTATTTGTGAATCTTGTCTAAGTTCAGTTCTATGCATCATCAATTTGAATGTAAAAAGCTGAACTTGTACAACTTGGGCTGAGATGAAAAGTTGAGACATGTCAAAACTAGCAAATTAAAGCCCAAAAGGTTAAAATGCAATGTTCAGACAGTGAAAGTGGTAGGAGATGGATTCACCATTTGGAAGTGTTAAAGAGTAGCACAAGATTATTTTAATTCACTGCAAGAAAGCTGTTGATCCTCATAGGATTTCTGCCAAATGGAGTTATTaggataaatattttaattcataGGTCACAGGATCTGGTAGGGAGAAAGGAAAGCTAAATGAATGACTTGCTTTAAACCTCACTGGAGGAGGATACTATAGCTCTGGTTATGATTCTGGACCAGCAAACTAATATTCTTAAGTTAAAATCCATGCTGTTAAATTAATTTCAAGAATACCTAGATAAACTTGCACAGAAGTCCAATCCCATAATAACTAAAGGGAGATAACAAATACAACCTTATCATTGTATAAATATGGTAAGAATACAGGGAATAAAAATGAAAGGATTCACAGATGATCGTGAACAAATCATAAAATGATAAATTAATATCAAAACCATTTCGATCTCCAGGCCGAATTTGGTTTTTGTCCACAAGGGATgttcaaacatttttttgttaaatcaaTGAGGATGCCTTTGTTTGCTGAGGAGGGTAGCAGATGTTCTATATTTTAAACAGTTGGAGGAGAATACTTCCTCACTCATGTCACTAACTCACCTCGTTACGTAAAGTTAAGTCTTGACTACCACACATAAAGTATCCTTTAATAGCACAAGGTAGCGCTAGCCAACCCGTGACCCTGGAAATCAACGACAAGTGTGGAGTTTCACTTCAGGCTTTTTAAGTTGCCTTAATCCAAACAACTTCCTTTACTTTCTATCTGATTTCATGTTGAATTTACAATTCCTTCTCATTCTTTGTGCTGTTAATTTCATGATCCTTTGTTCTGATTCGTTAAGAAAATACATTTGCATTGTTTTGCCAATAAATGCCTTAAGATTTGCCAAAGCAAATTATGGCTCATTTGCTTTACCCCTCTAATAAAGAGACACGTTATGAAATGGAACTCAGccggaaaaaaaaaatcaaacttctcATTCCTTCAAAACAAAGATCACGAAAGAGAGTTGGTCATCATTTTCTCAGGGCAATAAAAGCACTGACCTTGCTAGTATTAGCTATATTTCTAAGAACGAATAATTTCAAGAAAATCTTTTTGGCTTGAGTTATGAAAATATGAATACATTTCCctaggtaaaaaaaaaagaaaattaattgagAGATCTAAAAGGAAAATTGTTGAATTGGGAAGAAGGACATATGGCAAAAAAAGACATTATTCTCAATCATTACTGTTGCTTTGGCTAAGTAAAGATTAATAGGGCCTTTCAATGGATATAAGTACCTACACCCATTTGTattttatcttgttttttttttaaaaagtactcatTCGGATCTCCTTGTCATCCATTTCTATTTCTATAGAAATGCAGTATATtctagtcatagtcatagagttgtacagcacagaaacaaggccttcagcccaactggtccataccaaccaagatgccccatccaagctagtccattttccagtgtttggcccataaccttctaaacctttccaatccatgtacctgtccaactgtcttctaaaagttgttattatacctgcctcaaccacttcctctagcagctcgttccacatatataccacccgttgtgtttaaaaaaaaactgcccctcaagttcccctcgcactttaaacccatgtcctctagttcttggttagCCAACTCTGGAGAAAAAGAGAGTGCATTCACctatgtccctcgtgattttatacacctctataagatcacctctcagtctcctacactttaaggaataaagtcttagcctgtccaacctctccctataactcagtccctcaagtcctggcagcatccttgtaaatcttttctgcattttttccagtttagtaacatctttcctgtagcagggtgaccaaaatgaacacaatactcccaagtgcggcctcaccagtgtcctgtacaactgcaccatgatctccaaacttttatactcaatgccctgacttacgaaggccagcgtgccagaagcattcttcaccaccctgtctacctgtgactccactttcagtgaaccatttaCTTGCACTCCAaagcccctctgttctacaacactcctcagagccctgccattcactatgaaagttacttggatttgactttccaaaatgcaaaacctctcacttattcaaattaaattccatttgccattccacagcccacttactcagctggtcaagatccctctgtaaattttgataaccttcactgtccactataccacctattttagtgtcatctgcaaacctactaatcatgccttgtacattcttatccaagtcatcagtatatatgacaaacaacaatgggcccagcaccgacccaaggcacaccactagtcacgggcctccaagtCCGAggagcaaccttccaccatcaccctctgatttttaccatcaagccaattgtgcatccaattagccagctctccctctATTCCatccaatctaaccttccagagcagcctaccatgtggaaccttattaaaggccttactgaagtgcatACAAACCACACCTACCGCCCTGCCTCATCAActttgtcacctcatcaaaaaaaacctcaaattcGTAAGACGCGATCTCCtgcgcacaaagctatgctgactgcccATAATCAATgcgtctttccagatgtatgtatatcttatccctcagaatcctctccacccCTAACTTACCTGCCACAGATGTTAAGACTTACTGGcttatagttcccaggtttttcctttgcagcccttcttaaataaaaggcacAACACTTGCTACCCTCCAGCCTacccatggctaacgatgatacaaatatctcagccagggctccagcagtttcttctctagcctcccagtgttcttggataaacccggtcaggccctggagacttgtcTATCTTCATTGCTTTTAAGACACTCAggacctcctctactgtaatgcagactatccccaagacctccctctTTACTTTTCCTAgtaacttttattttcctttttggcAGGACATTTTGCACAGGCATCCATTGTATTTAATAGTGCGAGTGATCTGTTATGACGATGGACTTGGGATGGGAAAAAGCCTTCTTGCTATAAAAACCACTGATGCAAACCAGGCAGAGTACAGCATCTGCGTGTATCAATGCAATAGCCTGGTGAGAACCGGTTTGGTAACTGTCTTTAACAACCCctcatttcccctccccctctgctctATGTTTTACGGTATAAGCTCATTTTCAGGAGAGATTCAGCCATTAAATCAGCCCAGAAACTAGAGATTCACTTCTAAAGTAAGGAAGTTATTGTCTTGTTGGTTCAAAGTGTACTTTTGTTTCTATTCATTGAACAGGTATCTAAAGTGTCTATTTTGAATGAGCAAAATCATTCTGGGAAACATTGTAACATCAGGAGTTACTGAATGGAACAGTTTGATAAACTTCCACCCACCCCGATTAGCATCTCACTCATGTCTCACTCATGGATGCCCCCATGACACCTCAAACTTCCTTCTTTAATTCATACAGAGgaagtgtcactggcaaggtcactctctcctctccctacAACTCCCTTGCCCACCTCCAAATCAGGACTCCAGACATTAAATATACACCTGACCTATTGTGGCTGATGAAAACCCAGAGATATAATCATCTCTTGGCGTTCTTCAAAGGGCCCAATGAGGCAATACCA is a genomic window containing:
- the itgb1bp1 gene encoding integrin beta-1-binding protein 1 isoform X1 codes for the protein MFRKGKKRHSSSSSQGSEISTKSKSVDSSLGGLSRSSTVASLDTDSTKSSGQSNSNFDTCNEFRVKYLGAIENLKASLVECLQGPQDLINYIDLAQQYGKLPFTPSEEESILCVSKYGIKVASSDQFDILHRHPLYLIVRVICYDDGLGMGKSLLAIKTTDANQAEYSICVYQCNSLEQAQTICKVLSTAFDSALSSDKS
- the itgb1bp1 gene encoding integrin beta-1-binding protein 1 isoform X3, translating into MFRKGKKRHSSSSSQGSEISTKSKSVDSSLGGLSRSSTVASLDTDSTKSSGQSNSNFDTCNEFRVKYLGAIENLKASLVECLQGPQDLINYIDLAQQYGKLPFTPSEEESILCVSKYGIKVASSDQFEQAQTICKVLSTAFDSALSSDKS